The Larimichthys crocea isolate SSNF chromosome I, L_crocea_2.0, whole genome shotgun sequence genomic interval AAGGCGAGCAGCGGATGGGAagaaactgttcttgtggcgtgaggttctggtcctgatggaGCGCAGActcctgccagaggggagtGTCACAAAGAGTTAGTTCACTACAGCTCACCAAGAGTAATGATAATGCTACaggagatttaaaaaacataacacagaAGGTCAGTATCATCttacactttaaaatataattattggATAGAAAATTCATTTATAAACACTTTTGCCTTTCAGATAAGATTATGTTGCACCTCACACCTTTTGTATTTTAAGTAACAAGTCAAAGTGTGGTGACATTAGTATTTCTATGCATTTATTACCTAAATTCATTCTCTTTTGGAGtaagttaatttttttttactcttttatgattatatatacATTCACAGATCAGCATTATGGCCACCTGTCTAATGTTGTGTAGGTCCCCATTCACAgccacatacacaaaaaactGTGATACACTGTGTGTCCTGGCACCTTTGTATGAGAACCAACATTCACCTTTTCATTATATTGTGTTCTGGTGGATCGGACCACACATGCCAGCCTTCGCTCCCCACATGTAGCACAGTGCTTTAGCTGCCCATGACCCTGTCACCGGTTCACCGCATTTCCTTCCTTTGACCACTTTAAATAGGTACTGACCACAGCAGGCAGGGAACAATGTGACCCGGTCACCACTCTATCACAATTTAGCCCTTGTCAAAGTCACTCAAATCCTTATCTTGCCCACTGCCCTGCTTCTAACGCGTCagctttgaggacaaaatgttaaacttttaGCTTCCTAATATATCCCACCCACTGATGCCatgataatgaaatgaaatacataCAAGGACTCCAGGGACATTGCAAATATTTTGACTGATCATACCAGGAAAACACATGTGATTAATAAAGTGCTAAGCTCTATTTTATTGTACTAGTCTCAGAAGTCAGGGCCCTGCTACTACTGACTATGACACTTAacttacacctgtgctttcaaatatataaaatgtcaataacacaatgtcaaaaatataaacaggttAATAATAAGGATAATTCTTGCTGAGTtatcattatttaaatgtagtAAAGTAGTCACCAGAGTAATCTGTATGTGTGCGTGGTTCACCATTTTTCATGCTTGTCTTAAAGCAAAAGGCGAGCGGGAGAACAGGACGGTGGATTTTATCTTTCATCTATTACATTGGAAGCACATTAGGAAGGAAAGTCCAGTATAAACAAGCAGCAACTGCTGCGGCtcaaagtgaagccaaaaactgcaatttcaccgttcatgacaactgtactgagggtgaatttttatagaactcacctgttgaaatgatattaaggcttaaagttatgcagaatcaCCTGTtgaaatgatattaaggcttaaagttatgcagaattaacagcatggtcactttgactgacaggtgggtgcttcACCgacgatccacatctttgctcatttttcaattagctgggaggcggcagaggcagagCAAGAAACCTGAGGGTGATGTAACCGATACAACATCCATGCTTTATACTGTCGATGAATATAAACAGGAAGAATGATTACAGTGAGCAAAACCCTCAGCGTAATGTAATAGTAAATtgaatttctttgtttcaaCCACTAGAGACACACAACCTCCCCCCTTCTTAACATAAGAtaccagctccttttgtctttgtaaattgtgatgcctagactcaactttgcacctaaatacaagATCGTGCAGGATACCTCAGGTGTAAAACACACCAACAGGGGGTCGACGCCAATACctgcaacagacaaaagggtGTGGAAACACTTCCTGTAGGGGCCGACTCCTGCAGCAAAGGGTGTGAAAGGGGTGTCCCTCAGGTATAAATGTTTAGGTGTCTCTTCAGgtgtttcttcatctttgactgCTCGCGTGttgattgaccttttctttgcaaagaaaataaaccttgtcggccggcagaagtctctatttcattcttcagaAATTTCTACAACAGTAGATATAAGCGTTGGAACATCTATTTTGCAGTTGGTAAAGTTGCACTTCAGACTAGAGTAATAAGAACAGAAATGGAAAACTAACATGTCACACATTCTGTGTTGATTTCAACATGACACTTTATTTATTAGAATGAATGCACAAtctcatacatacagtataggACGAGCCTATAAGTTTTCATAGGCCTGGTTATAAAGAGAGGAATAGAGAAAACAGCTGCActtaaatatctaaaaaaagaaaaaagaaaaaaaagaagaatcaaATATTAACACATCACACTGCTGAATGAAATGGTTTTAACACACATTACCAATTCCCGCACTGATGAGAAAGAGCTACAGTAGATAGCTACAAAATGTTATAGgttcataaatataatatagtttGAATAAATTTGCTTCAGAGCTAAATTTATATCATTTACTTTCGACTTACAGAGTACAttatatgaaaaatacatttacgaCCCCCAGTGCACAGCAGTTTGGTCTTTGATTTCAGGTTTTAACCAGCTGGAAGAAGCTGCATGAAGCTGGATACTGAGAGGATGTGAACACGCCAGACAGCAGAAGAACCCAGGTAACATTTGCTACAGTTTGTAACAAAGTAGAAAACAACATCACTTGTGAAAGACATAAAGAATTACATTCAAATGACTCCCAAAATGGCCAACatgaaatggaacaaaaaaatGCTTAGAAAAGATGTAAACTGATGTTTACACTAAGACAAACACTTCCttgaggatttcttttattattatgatttttctGAACTACACATTGCAGCTATTAAGACACTGATTACAAATATATTATGACACATAACtctgctgatttaaaaaaaaaaaaaagaagtaaattaaaagcacatgaaATGAGTTGaaatcaaatacaaaaatcAGCCAGCATGAATTCTCATTAACAAATTCACTGGTATGAGACCTGCTCACACCATCATTCAAAACTGCAGCAGCCCTATTCTGTTCACACCGCCAACTTCACTTTTCACAGCCAACTAAATAGTGCTCACTTGGGGGTGGAATGAGTTGGGGGAGGTTAATTAATCTGATTAAATACGTCTGTGGTTAGTTTAAAAATTACATTGTTAGTACGGGAATAAAATATCAGCTTGAAAATCATCAGTACAATCCACGCTATATACAGACTAACACTCAGATAGACCTTCAGTAGATGTTAACAAAACTCACTTTCCTTAACATTTCCTAATTATAAACCCTGCTGAAACCTTCCTACTGCTCCACATCTCTCTTGGAGACAACTTCACAGGGAATTAAGGCTTAAGATGTTCATAAAGTGCTCCATATGACACTCAAATCCTCCATAACTAGCTGCAGAAAAATCTGATTCGATATGAGTACATTATTGTCATACAGTCATGTGCTACTGCCATACAGTAGGTCTCACAACAGCcctcaggttttttttctttctaaaactGGTCTAATTATTCTGTCAAGGTCAGCGCTGAGAAAGCTACATTTATCGGCCAGCACCGAGCTCAATCTAGAAAACAACCTGAAAaatcactatatatatatatatatgacatcaTTCCGAATACCCAAATTTAGTGACATCGTGAACCGCTTTCAGTTTTTGATTACACTAAGCTCACAGAGGCTTAATGCGAACATTTCAGATTATTAGAAAGCATGTTAAAGTTTTCTAACCAAGCTTTAGTTTCCATATTAAAACTTTTAGGCACTCCCGTCCGCTACACCAGTACGCTACAGTTCATGGCCCGTTTCATTggtcaaacatgaaaaatacaaatgacGTGTGAAATTAACAGCAGATGGAGACCGAAGCATGTTTTTTGCGTTTTATATagtttacaaacacacattcaccgGCATGTATTAATACTTTTTCAAATGATATGAGCTCATATAACATCTTTGTATATCACACGATTAATGAGCAATAAATTACCTCTTTAATATAACTGTTCTTTATATCTCAGAAGATACAAAATAGTGATTTAGAGCTGtatatattctgtaaaaaaGTATATCTCAGGAGTTTTCAGGGTTTTTAGGAAGGATTTTACTGCTCGTGTTGGACGAGAAATATCAATATATGAAGTACAGCATGACCATATTCTTATTAGCTAAGTCAAGTCCAGTGCACGTCCACATGGGTCTGAAGTTCATATACTGGTGGGATCGATCAGTTAGAACACGGGGAACTTGCCAAGGCTTTTTTACACTGTACAGTTACAGTTTTGTCACTTATTCAGTCTCTTTCTGCTGAGGTTGCCGTGTTTTGCTTTGCTGTTGAGGTCACATTGTGTCAACTTGtctgtgaacgtgtgtgtgtgaggctacagtgtttttgttcatataatgtagagtgtatgtgtgtgtgtgtgtgtgtgtgtgtgcgtgtgttctgCTTCTTCAGACTAGGGTGCCTGGGTCTGCACTTGGTTCCTTTGGGGTCACTTCTTGCATCGGTGGAGTCTCCTGATAGAGAGAGAACTCCATCGACCTATCGGGGAGGAAAGACAAATCAATACGGCGcttcacaaacaaaaagcaggaCGTGGAGGGTGAAACCGCAGTGAGAACACATCATCATAAAATAAGTGTCACAGTGACAAGCCACTTTAGGCAATTCAAGGAAGACTATAAGTGAGAAAACTAGACTTTTTTTGATCAGGAGACATGCGAGGGCCTGAGGCGGGTGTTGGCATGAGGCAAACGGCAGTAGATAATGCTGACCTCActgaatacaaacaaaaataaaacagccgcGACTGTAAAAGTCACAGGATGATAGATGGATTGGTTGGAAATGGAGCGAGAGTGAAAGCACCATTGTCTGCTGCCagtaaaaaagatatttaaaccAATCACAGTGGTAAATACTGGGTGAGAAATCGTATCTGGAAACATGCATGATGGTATTAGTAGTTCAATAAATGGATCCTAAAATAGCccctaaaacaaacaaaatgcccCTTGAAATGAAAGGTGTTAAAGACAAAGCAATACGATAAAAACATACTGACCTTCCATGCAGCGGGTGACCGTGGAAGCTGGCTGACTGGGGTATTTGAGGCCTGTGGGGGTTGGCTGGTTCACCTTGAACAGACTGGGCCTGGTGCACCAGCGGATGGGGGTGTGAGAGGCGAGAGATTCCCGCCTCATGACCCTTTGGGGCAGCAGGAGGATAACCGAGGGCGTTCCTCAAGTACCAGTCCCTCAGTCCTTCCAGAGCCAGGGCTTTATGCAAGCTTCTTGTTGAGTCTTCTGGGGTCGGGAGAGAAAACTGTGGGGCTCTGCGGCTGAAGGAGGGGCCAGAGAGCTCAGTCTGGTAGGGGTGCAGGTTTGGGATGGAGGATGTGGTGGTGCCAGAGGCAGGAAGGGGAGATTCATATGCTGACAGTAGGATGGCATCCTGGGTGTGTTGCTGCAAAGGAATAAAGGGTCCACAAGATTTGGTTCTGGTGACTTTGACCCTGCGCAGCTCAGCTTGGGAGCCTCGGAGGACCATGGGGCTGTAAGGAGGTGCAGCGCTGGGGAGGTGCACCTGGGAATGGGAAAAGCCATTAGCATGGGGAGGCACTGCTGCAGTGGACGACCGAGGAGAGGGCAGGTCCTGCCAGATCCTGCCTGTGGACTGGTACAGGTGGTGCTGCACTTGCATCCTCTGCTGTTTCCCCCAGATATAGTCCATCAATAGCTCATTGTAGCCACCACCAGCCGCTCTGCCACCCATGGACAGCCGCATTTTGGCCTGGTCCACAGAACCATCGGCACACCTCTCAGGACTGTCCAGGTGAATGTGTCGCAGCTTGCCATCAGTCAGTGTCTCTGAGCTCTTGTAGGGCCCTCCTCTGGGGGGCATCCCATTTCTGGGAGCAGGATCGTCAGGGAGGCTCGATCTATCCAGCAGGGCCTCGGAGCTGTTACTACGCCTGGCCCGGGAGCTGTAAGGGCAGCTTCGCCGGTCAGAAGATGAGCCCTCCTGTGCCAGCGGAATCATATAGGGCACATCCAGGCTGCCAGACCACTGCTTCATCCCGTTACCACCTGACGCATCCGACCTGAGGCAGAGATAAGCACAACAGATTACATTAGCAGAGGACTCAGAGCGAGTGTgtacaaagaaaagcaaagagtgAAAGCAATTTTAATCAAAACCGTGTAAGTGCATTTCACAGAAAATCACTTAAGACGGAACACAGTTTTCATGCTTCAAGACCAAACACTGAACTCAAGCCCTTGCTGGTAGCTAAATATGACACTAATCGTTGACTCTGTCTGCATTGAACGCAGTCGTTAAGCCCTTTTTAAACACGCACTTATCACAGTGGGAGGGAGCTGTGGCTTTGCTGCATCAGACAGAAGCAGTGCTGTATCACAGATTACCTGACGTGAACGCTGATTGGAGCAGTTCGGGCCAAAAGAGGAGTAGCTGGAACGCTTCTACCTTCAACGTTGGACGCGCTTCTCGGTAAAGAGTGAGTTGGGCTGTGAGAAGCGACACAGAAAGATATTTTGTGAGAAGTTAGGAGACGTTTTAGACACTTAATGCAACACTGTATCTGACAAACTGCTTCTTCGCCTCCCGGTTAAtataaatatcagcaaagacgtggatcattggcagacctgagctcaaataagccatctgtaacagcacctacttGTCAATCTAagctgccacactgttaattatgcgtaactttaagccttaatataatttcaacGGTCAgagcaaaacagttttttgtaccagactataaacatgtttatttctgctgtggagttgggcattttaacattgggacttatggaggttgactcacttctgcagcctgtctcaagtggccgcttgaggaattacagtttttagcacttctgcattggcttcatttcctaGCCATGGAAGTTGCCACTTGCCATCGTCCCAGTGCGTTGGCTACTGAGCTGTGGCAACAACGCATTTGGTCTTTGCGAACAGGAATGATGTACGTGTTTACTTGCATGTAAAGCGGGGATGTAAGATCAAATCACAAGTAGTCACTTGAGACACATTTTGATGCCTGGTGTGAACTGATGTAGTTAGATCGGATCATTCAAGACGCATGTTAATATCAGCTATAAACAGGTCCTCGGACACATCGAGCAGCCTGCACAGCTTGCAGTACAGAGTCACTTTAAGAGATTTACCTAACAGAACTTGTGACAGAGTTGCGGCGTGTCCTCATCTCGTAGTAAATCTCGACTGGAGACAGCTTCCTGCTGATCCTGTGGTCGGGGCTGCCAACAGTGAGCCGGGGCTGAGACAGAGAGCGCTGGTCAGCAGCCACACTGGGAGAAGACTCTttagggagaaaaaaaaagcaaagaaatgatCTTTTAAATCAAGCTCGCtcacagatgacaaaaaaaacaaaaacaatcaccTTCATTAAAAGCACaacacgtttgtgtgtgtgtgtgctatttcGGGTTTTACAAATCACATGTGAATGCATATTCTTGCTTGGTGTCATAACACCAGAAGTGCAAATGAGGTTTCCCACCCACAAGTGTGAGTGATGTATTTGAATGTGATGCAAAGAGTGAGATAATTCTGCTGCCTGCCAGGCGTCCGTTAGGCTcattatgaatatgaatacGCAGTATATCTGTAGTTTGGATTTGGTTGACTCACCGTTGTCATGGGATGTTGAATCTGACATGGAGCTTGTACTCTCTGACATGACGGTGTCctctgaaaaacatcaaaccagTCACAGATGATGGAATTTGATGTATTTGCTGAACACAAGTACAAAGCTACGAGCatataatgttaaaaacaatgtagcctttgtttttattcactttttttttttatacctgtGTGGCACCCACGATGAACTGTCCTCTTGCTATTTGGGACATTTCGATCTGATTCCGAATGTCTGTACAGTGCACCGGTGAAGATGgctttcatctgttttctttgggCAGCCTCATCCTGCAAGAGCCAGCCAGCAGTGTTAGACCACAAGTACACATCGAGGTACAGCTGCTGCGTAAACACAATTGATATTCAAGGTGTTGACTTACCTCTGCCTTGGTGTTTGGCGCCAGGCCAGCTCTGCGTTGCACCAGTGGgggtttctctcctgtctccagGGGGAAAACACGTGGCAACTTCCCAGTCAGCTCCTGCAAAGACATTCATTAGCCCCCAGTAACTAAACTCCATCTCGCCGCTGGCCTGTGAGCTCCAAAGTGTTACATAAAATTATCCCACTTAAGAGATTGCTTTAAGTCTCAATAAAACCACACTTTAAATAGACGACTGCAGTCAAATAGATATGCCAGAAAAGATGGTTctatcatcatttatttttaaagcagaatCAGAGTTACTGTACAGATGAGCAGTGCTTCAAACAGTGACTCACTATACATCgagctgaaaacatgtttcacaGCTGTTAATCAGAAGGTGTGGAACCAGCGGCttcattaaaatgtgcaaagatTCATATGCAGGCCATTTACTATCACTATTATTATAACCGATTCTTAACAAGTTGTATCTAAGCTCCGAGATTCAAATTTACAGAACAGTAAGCTATAGTTTGTAATATACAGCAGTATCTTTCAATAAACTGCAGCGGCCATCTAAACACTTGAGGTGAGTATGGAGTGAGAATGTTGGGCTCCGTTTTGAAAGGGAATTGAGAGCCACTCACTGCTTCCTGCAAACAGACTTGTTTGAGCTCTCCCACTCTGGTGTTGAGGAGAGCCTCCAGGGCCTGCTTCCGCTCCTGCAGAGCTGCAATCCTCTCAGCCTGCAGCTTGCTGTCCTGGCAGCCTTGAACATCTACAAAGGGAGAGCACAGCACATGTAACGCATTCTAAGACTGAATTATAATTTCAAATTGGCATTAATCTGTGTTTTCGGTGTCGTTAACACATACCACAAAAAGACTCGAACCAACAATGAATTCATCCTACTGACGAGTATTGTCTGTGTAGCTAAAGCGTGATATAtgttattcctctgtgccatagagctcctTATGCTGTCCAAAAACATCCGGACCAAGTGTCCGGTTTCTTCATGACCTTTTACGTAAAAACTACAGTTCACGTCATAGTCAacttaaaaactcaaaatgtgtattcatccaCAGCTAAAAGTAGTCCCTAACAAATGCacaacttatttttatttgagtAAACTTCACTAAAAAACTGCAATGCCCAACTTTTTCACAAATTTCAAATTTTCTAATTGTGAACTGTTTTCATCAGTTAGCTTTgggctgagagccacagacagtATATGGAAGTCACAGAGTTTGGTcttatgggatttgttgaccATAGAAAAAATCTAGAAAAATTCTCTTTTAACAACAGgaacacaaaatattaaaatgcagaTGTGTCGTATTCAAACTAGCTAATCTAAACTCTGAAAATATTATCTTATTAACAGATGCAGTTCTGATTGGCGCTTTTTCACAATGGTTACCTTTTAAAGTGTCTGTTTCCAACATTATGACGTGTGCTCACAGTTACTCAGTGCTCTGATAAGATTATGTGACAGCTGTGGCAGCACTTGAACAAAAGGCcttcacacaaacagctgttttttcagCTGGCTCTTCCCTTGggaaaaacacttttgttttcctcctgttGAACTGTTAGAAAAAACACGAGCTGATAGATTTGCCAGACCATTTCAGGCTTGCCCAGACACGACAGGTCCCGCCTTTGCAACGTGAGAAGTCATTGTTACTCACCAGGAGCCCCCAAACCCATGGATGTGATCAGATGTCCTTTGACCTCCATGTGATGTAATTCTGGGGACTTTACAACTCACGCTCCCAGCCACGCCCTCACCTGACAAACAAGAAACCCAGAGTTATTCTGCTGATATGTAGCAACAAGATATATTCAGGTTGagatgttttcctctctctctaacctTGCAGTATCAGCCATGTGCTTTCTTGAGGTGCAGAGTCAATGGTTGCATTTCTGGCAAGTCAGCAGTAGATCAGCATTGGGGTCTCCTAGATCAGATTACAGCAGGTACCATCAGGGGGAGCCACTGCACCTCTGTTCAGGTGTCTAAAGATGAATCCTTGAAAAGATTACAAAGGAAATAATGGTGAAAcaatattcttatttttctgtgaCTTGTATGCATGAATCACCAGAGACAGAGGTCAATCTGTCATGTCGTAGTTGTGTCTGTCTCTATAGCTACatagaaacaaaacagtttcacaaaaatcactgaaacccagagagaacaatatgaaaatTTCAATGGCAAAAAATCTGATCATAACTTAATCTGTGCCGTAAGCCATTCTGAAAGTGCGTAACACTCTAAAATTAGCTCTAAGATACAATTAGCAACCAATTAATttggaaagagaaggaggagtgtGACAGGAAAAGTAACATTAATAATGTATgggcagaaacacagagggagaaagctaatccctgtgtgttttatgtccCAATAGCTCGATAGATACCggtacaaagagagagagagagggagccaaAAGGACAGTGCCAGGAACAAAGTGATGgaataaataacacagagagaaataaaagcaaTGTTTAGTGGAGTTTCCTCTTCACCGCAGTCATTAATGAGAAGGTATACATCAAACTCGCTTTGCATGGAATTACGTTTACTATGTTTTATGGCTGCTATATATCAGATCTTCTGGAATAGTTctattaagaaataaaaaatcaaactgttgcCTCGAATTGAAAAGACGTTTTAGAGAAGAAAACCCTAAGACGTGAAACGCGGCCTTCACTCTTCTGTAGCAAGTGAGCGACATCTCATGTGCGCCATGTCTCCTCACGTAATGGTGGTTCATTACAAACAAAGCCTCTTCCCTAATACCCAATAGAGACTTGACATCTAAAAATAGCGAGAGCGTTTTCTGCCAAAAAGCCTCTCATTCAACGCTGCTCGAAAAATCGCTGCCATAAACAAGCATCTTGCCAGTTGAGTAAATCATAAAACGACTCCATTCATCCCACAAATCTAGATGGAAGGCCTCGAGGGCTGAATCAGAATTACCCGTCCAAAGGCTGCTTCTGCCAGCATCGCATCTTTCAAAAGGGAAACATTTATCTATCAGCTACTGAGCAGCTGCCTCAAAGCTCGGCACACAAACGACCAGCTTTTTGCTTGTTAGGGTCAGTAAGACATAGGGTTCTGTTTTCCTCACTCAAATAACATAAAGAATGAGGCTCGCTTCGTGTGTGGACATACTTGAAATACTTGTACCGAGTTTGCTCCTGTGCTGGATCTGAACCAGCGACTGCTGTTTGCTCCTGTATGTGTGAAAACCTTCAGAATGCTTGACCTCCCGTTGACAGACGAGCAGGAGCCTTTCACACAAACAAGTGGCAGAGTTACGAGCGGCGCTCGGACAAAAGCTCGTCACATGAACCTCGTTACACAAAACGGAGTCtgtgaaaatctgattttaagtTAATCTAATACACTGCGAAGGACTTTCACCTGGGAATGTTCGAGTCAGTGTCATGTCTGTTCTCTGCGAAACAACAAGTCTGAGCATTAAACCCGCTGAGAGAAGCAgtcaggagacagacagagacatttgGTATTCAACTGGATGGTCGCCGGGCAGCTGAACGCAGGAGCCAAAAGGCTGCCATGCCTCTGAAGAATGGCTTTGTCcagcaatgaaaacatttgctcGGATACTTGGTGCAATCCTTTTCACCCACTAAAACATGTCCTTCACCTCTTTATAAAACT includes:
- the ccdc120b gene encoding coiled-coil domain-containing protein 120 translates to MEVKGHLITSMGLGAPDVQGCQDSKLQAERIAALQERKQALEALLNTRVGELKQVCLQEAELTGKLPRVFPLETGEKPPLVQRRAGLAPNTKAEDEAAQRKQMKAIFTGALYRHSESDRNVPNSKRTVHRGCHTEDTVMSESTSSMSDSTSHDNESSPSVAADQRSLSQPRLTVGSPDHRISRKLSPVEIYYEMRTRRNSVTSSVSPTHSLPRSASNVEGRSVPATPLLARTAPISVHVRSDASGGNGMKQWSGSLDVPYMIPLAQEGSSSDRRSCPYSSRARRSNSSEALLDRSSLPDDPAPRNGMPPRGGPYKSSETLTDGKLRHIHLDSPERCADGSVDQAKMRLSMGGRAAGGGYNELLMDYIWGKQQRMQVQHHLYQSTGRIWQDLPSPRSSTAAVPPHANGFSHSQVHLPSAAPPYSPMVLRGSQAELRRVKVTRTKSCGPFIPLQQHTQDAILLSAYESPLPASGTTTSSIPNLHPYQTELSGPSFSRRAPQFSLPTPEDSTRSLHKALALEGLRDWYLRNALGYPPAAPKGHEAGISRLSHPHPLVHQAQSVQGEPANPHRPQIPQSASFHGHPLHGRSMEFSLYQETPPMQEVTPKEPSADPGTLV